In one Drosophila pseudoobscura strain MV-25-SWS-2005 chromosome X, UCI_Dpse_MV25, whole genome shotgun sequence genomic region, the following are encoded:
- the LOC6900263 gene encoding polycystin-2-like codes for MGALWHLSRGQKIQGDPGVVHFAIDLACWPPRMRMTKPDEAQAKRHNRMDYLNLRLRSLRSQLMITERHRNEKLNLKYRTIVHELWVYGKVFLIHLFLNVALDRDDLYYNYKSIQTLITYNTTSTIGLSHVLFIHQLYPFIEHTLVNAFLSDDHHSLNANWVNSNSTKLLGVVRMRLLRNTGEQYGLNDPEFTEKEYSHGWSPSYFDEPYTDKSWSIYLPWLPMEDKHTFWEKIFLNIKQYGFFAAYPELKGYVVTLRDKKIDSIKVLTYLFQNNWLDGRTAAIFFDFTLYNVDADLFSVCSIRCENLPFGIIRSSMDINTVSMTMSAETVPWTIFIWFIAYVAVLLQLGVAVIVPLWFEPKRFKSFWVKVDVLILLLSMSVLIMKGVKSGITTKLLALLEVASTHDFIDFRVPARLNDWATIAMGCLICLVTLRLWKVMQFARIFQIFTMTLSLAWSALFSTACVICILMMAFGIVMVCINGNNRKNFRSLLHALATIMCFTFGFSSHVDPEDLFSGGELIGIVIYTIMAFTISILLVNVFVSILNNYFTAAKAVRDRQRKDEISFWEFLRVEYADAIRIVREIFLLQPSYKRRNRTVSENIKRKLDLQERANSSARLKRGYNYVATPRWKSVIESEEHEHKQQALHRDRISRTYTIAAILQTQLEIAERSIFGDKDGNLRNESDEDEGEAPSDDQNFPRQYQG; via the exons ATGGGAGCTCTCTGGCATTTATCACGAGGACAGAAAATTCAAGGCGATCCTGGTGTCGTTCATTTTG CCATTGACTTGGCCTGCTGGCCACCGCGTATGCGAATGACCAAACCTGACGAAGCACAAGCAAAGAGGCACAACCGCATGGACTATCTAAATCTGCGGCTACGCAGCTTGCGAAGCCAACTAatgatcacggagagacatcgCAACGAGAAGCTGAACCTTAAGTACAGGACCATTGTCCACGAACTCTGGGTGTACGGAAAGGTCTTCCTTAtacatttgtttttaaatgtgGCGCTGGACCGCGACGACCTGTACTACAACTACAAATCTATCCAAACCTTGATCACGTATAATACCACCAGCACGATTGGCCTAAGTCACGTGCTATTTATACATCAGCTGTATCCCTTCATCGAACACACTCTGGTCAATGCCTTCTTATCAGATGATCACCATAGTCTAAATGCGAACTGGGTCAATTCCAATAGCACTAAGCTGCTTGGCGTGGTACGAATGCGGCTGCTACGGAACACCGGAGAACAATACGGCTTAAATGATCCGGAATTCACGGAGAAGGAATATTCCCACGGCTGGAGCCCGTCTTATTTTGACGAGCCCTACACCGACAAGTCCTGGTCTATCTATTTACCTTGGCTGCCGATGGAGGATAAGCACACTTTCTGGGAGAAAATATTCCTTAATATCAAACAGTACGGATTCTTTGCAGCCTATCCCGAGCTGAAAGGCTACGTAGTCACGCTACGGGATAAGAAGATTGACAGCATAAAGGTGCTCACATATCTCTTCCAAAACAATTGGCTCGACGGCAGGACCGCAGCTATCTTCTTCGACTTCACGCTGTACAATGTGGACGCGGATCTTTTCAGTGTGTGCAGTATTCGGTGTGAGAACTTGCCTTTCGGCATTATCCGAAGCAGCATGGATATCAATACTGTGTCCATGACGATGTCGGCGGAGACCGTTCCATGGACTATCTTCATTTGGTTTATTGCTTATGTGGCTGTCTTGCTGCAGCTCGGAGTGGCAGTGATTGTGCCCTTGTGGTTCGAGCCTAAGCGATTTAAGAGCTTTtgggtaaaagtggatgtcctgATCCTACTTCTCAGCATGTCAGTTTTAATCATGAAAGGTGTGAAGTCGGGCATTACAACCAAGCTTCTGGCGTTGTTAGAGGTGGCCAGCACGCATGATTTTATTGACTTTCGAGTACCGGCGCGCTTGAACGATTGGGCCACTATTGCGATGGGCTGCCTCATCTGCCTGGTCACCCTGCGTTTGTGGAAGGTCATGCAGTTTGCTAGAATCTTTCAAATCTTTACGATGACCCTGTCCTTGGCCTGGAGTGCTCTCTTCAGCACGGCCTGTGTGATCTGCATCTTAATGATGGCATTCGGCATTGTTATGGTCTGCATcaacggcaacaacagaaaGAACTTTAGGAGCCTGCTGCACGCGTTGGCCACCATTATGTGCTTTACTTTTGGCTTCAGTAGCCATGTCGATCCCGAAGATCTCTTCAGCGGTGGCGAATTGATTGGCATTGTGATCTACACTATAATGGCCTTTACCATCTCCATCCTGCTAGTAAACGTGTTCGTGTCGATACTCAACAACTACTTCACCGCAGCCAAGGCAGTCCGCGATCGTCAGCGCAAAGATGAGATCTCATTCTGGGAGTTCCTTCGCGTCGAGTATGCGGATGCTATCAGGATCGTAcgggaaatatttttgctccAGCCCAGTTACAAGCGCAGGAACCGCACCGTGTCCGAGAACATCAAGCGCAAACTGGATCTTCAGGAACGTGCTAATTCTTCAGCTCGACTCAAGAGGGGATACAACTATGTAGCTACACCCAGGTGGAAATCTGTGATTGAATCGGAAGAGCATGAGCACAAGCAGCAGGCCCTACACAGGGATCGCATTTCAAGGACCTACACGATAGCAGCCATTCTCCAGACGCAGTTGGAAATCGCTGAGCGATCTATTTTCGGCGACAAGGATGGAAATCTTCGTAATGAGTCG